A single region of the Brassica rapa cultivar Chiifu-401-42 chromosome A03, CAAS_Brap_v3.01, whole genome shotgun sequence genome encodes:
- the LOC103859320 gene encoding LIMR family protein At3g08930 isoform X1 produces the protein MGDFNLALVIVAIVVCVIVFISSVYLLVNYQHPDDANQAYFPKFVVVFGLSIAMISILMLPADVANRHACRHAIYNGACNLTLPMKDLWLAVYIVDAILVFFVIPFAMFFYEGDQEKTMGKRIKSALLWVVSTAVVCALVLGILYGVIGKVDFSVRHLASGTTSFPTSWQFSNNQPCIGNTARQCSAFTASVASEKTWTMRTTFPEYVVALATIVGSVLFTIFGGVGIACLPLGLITAFIRRPKAVITRSQYIKEATELGKKARELKKAADGLRQEEKGGAKGRAWRKNVKAVEKELLQLEEDVNLLEEAYPQGEKVRRVYFLQLYLHSLCYLTILWLFFQAETAWAFTVLGYLAKFILGIIGLIVSIAWVAHIIIYLLVDPPLSPFLNEVFIKLDDVWGLLGTAAFAFFCFYLLLAVIAGAMMLGLKLVFITIHPMKWGATLMNSFLFNVGLILLCSISVIQFCATAFGYYAQATAAQEIFGHTLQSLRGIKYLYKYNVFQIGFVILAGLTFLYYIAFGWRRKKPSARFQLSS, from the exons ATGGGCGATTTCAACCTCGCTCTCGTGATCGTAGCGATCGTCGTCTGCGTCATCGTCTTCATCTCTAGCGTCTACCTCCTCGTCAACTACCAGCATCCAGACGATGCGAACCAGGCGTATTTCCCCAAGTTCGTCGTCGTCTTCGGCCTCTCCATTGCCATGATCTCGATCCTCATGCTGCCGGCTGACGTGGCGAATCGGCACGCTTGTAGGCACGCGATTTACAACGGAGCGTGTAATCTGACGTTGCCTATGAAGGATCTTTGGCTTGCGGTTTACATTGTTGACGCTATCCTCGTGTTCTTTGTTATCCCTTTCGCTATGTTTTTCTATGAAGGGGACCAGGAGAA gaCTATGGGGAAAAGGATTAAAAGTGCCTTGCTTTGGGTGGTAAGCACGGCTGTTGTTTGTGCTCTGGTGCTCGGAATCTTATACG GTGTTATTGGAAAGGTGGATTTCTCTGTCAGGCACTTGGCTTCTGGCACGACCTCTTTCCCTACTTCCTGGCAATTTTCAAATAATCAACCATGTATTGGTAACACCGCCCGCCAG TGCTCAGCATTTACAGCTAGCGTCGCATCTGAGAAAACGTGGACCATGCGTACTACTTTCCCAGAATACGTTGTTGCTCTTGCTACCATTGTTGGTTCAGTTCTTTTCACG ATATTTGGTGGCGTTGGTATTGCCTGCCTACCATTAGGACTTATCACTGCATTCATCCGGCGACCAAAGGCTGTTATCACTCGATCACAATATATAAAG GAAGCAACTGAGCTAGGGAAAAAGGCTAGAGAACTAAAGAAAGCAGCCGATGGACTTCGTCAGGAAGAAAAAGGTGGTGCTAAGGGCAGGGCATGGAGGAAAAATGTTAAAGCAGTTGAAAAG GAGTTGCTCCAATTGGAGGAAGATGTGAACCTCTTAGAAGAAGCGTATCCTCAAGGAGAGAAGGTAAGACGAGTGTATTTCTTACAACTATATCTACATTCTTTGTGTTATTTAACTATTCTATGGCTTTTTTTTCAGGCAGAAACTGCCTGGGCTTTCACTGTACTAGGATACTTGGCCAAGTTTATTCTTGGAATCATAGG ATTGATCGTTTCTATTGCATGGGTGGCACACATCATCATATATCTACTTGTCGACCCTCCTCTTTCCCCTTTTCTTAACGAGGTTTTTATTAAGCTTGATGACGTTTGGG GTCTTCTTGGCACTGCTGCCTTTGCTTTCTTCTGTTTCTACCTTCTACTCGCTGTTATCGCTGGGGCAATGATGCTGGGTTTGAAGCTTGTCTTCATCACCATTCATCCCATGAA ATGGGGAGCTACTTTAATGAACTCTTTCCTCTTCAATGTTGGCCTCATTCTTCTTTGTTCAATCAG TGTGATTCAATTCTGCGCCACTGCATTTGGATACTACGCTCAAGCCACTGCTGCCCAGGAGATCTTTGGCCACACGTTGCAGTCACTCCGAGGAATCAAGTACCTCTACAA GTACAACGTGTTCCAAATCGGGTTTGTTATCCTGGCTGGATTGACCTTCCTGTACTACATTGCTTTC GGATGGAGAAGAAAGAAACCTAGCGCCCGTTTCCAGCTCTCTTCTTAA
- the LOC103859324 gene encoding UDP-arabinopyranose mutase 3 translates to MAQLYSSVKPTPMLKDELDIVIPTIRNLDFLEMWRPFFEQYHLIIVQDGDPSRTINIPKGFDYELYNRNDINRILGPKASCISFKDSACRCFGYMVSKKKYIYTIDDDCFVAKDPSGKEINALEQHIKNLLTPSTPHFFNTLYDPYGDGADFVRGYPFSMREGAITAVSHGLWLNIPDYDAPTQLVKPLERNSRYVDAVMTIPKGTLFPMCGMNLAFDRELIGPAMYFGLMGDGQPIGRYDDMWAGWCVKVICDHMGWGVKTGLPYIWHSKASNPFVNLRKEYNGIFWQEEAIPFFQSLALPKECTSVQQCYMEMAKLVKEKLGKVDPYFNKLADGMVTWIEAWEELNSPDGAEAKAPKGKDE, encoded by the exons ATGGCGCAATTGTACTCTTCCGTGAAACCCACGCCAATGCTGAAAGATGAGCTAGACATCGTGATACCAACCATCCGAAACCTAGATTTCCTCGAGATGTGGCGACCCTTCTTTGAACAATACCATCTGATCATCGTCCAAGATGGTGATCCTTCAAGAACCATCAACATTCCCAAAGGTTTCGACTACGAGCTCTACAACAGGAACGACATTAATCGAATCTTGGGTCCCAAGGCATCTTGCATTTCCTTTAAAGACTCCGCTTGTCGTTGCTTTGGTTACATGGTCTCCAAGAAGAAGTACATCTACACCATTGATGATGATTGCTTT GTTGCAAAGGATCCATCTGGAAAAGAGATTAATGCGCTTGAGCAGCATATCAAGAACCTCTTAACTCCATCAACACCACATTTCTTTAACACGCTCTATGATCCTTATGGTGATGGAGCAGACTTTGTTCGTGGATACCCTTTTAGTATGCGTGAAGGTGCTATAACCGCTGTCTCTCATGGCCTTTGGCTCAACATCCCTGACTATGATGCTCCTACTCAGCTTGTGAAGCCTCTTGAAAGAAACTCCAG GTATGTTGATGCTGTCATGACCATTCCCAAAGGAACTCTCTTCCCTATGTGTGGTATGAACTTAGCTTTTGATAGGGAGCTGATTGGTCCGGCTATGTATTTTGGACTTATGGGTGATGGGCAGCCAATAGGACGCTACGACGACATGTGGGCTGGTTGGTGTGTCAAG GTGATATGTGACCACATGGGATGGGGAGTGAAGACGGGTTTGCCTTACATATGGCACAGCAAAGCCAGCAACCCATTTGTGAACCTGAGAAAGGAATACAATGGGATCTTTTGGCAAGAAGAGGCGATACCTTTCTTTCAATCTCTGGCTCTTCCTAAAGAATGCACTTCGGTGCAGCAATGCTACATGGAGATGGCTAAGTTAGTGAAAGAGAAACTTGGGAAGGTGGATCCTTACTTCAACAAGCTTGCAGATGGAATGGTTACTTGGATTGAGGCTTGGGAGGAGCTTAACTCTCCAGATGGAGCTGAGGCCAAGGCACCAAAGGGAAAAGATGAGTAA
- the LOC103859326 gene encoding kinetochore protein SPC24 homolog: MGESFDIQNLISFGDDLISLLNSKNGFDVVSQSFDHSEALHFACDEDFNQIQESIKDCKKKTEEAYSDESARDDEIERLQRDLDEDMELERKINDELRVVADELKDLKAQWASTDEKRQSLKRKERDDLRAEKKLSMYACVTKVIPEADVNDPFKISAYMVDREKRVEKFQLETNEMSAYESCNSIWSIIINKQ, translated from the exons ATGGGAGAGAGCTTCGATATTCAAAATCTAATCTCCTTCGGAGACGATCTGATCAGCTTGCTGAATTCCAAAAACGGGTTCGACGTCGTATCGCAAAGCTTCGACCACTCAGAAGCTCTCCACTTCGCTTGCGACGAGGATTTCAATCAGATTCAGGAATCTATCAAAG ATTGTAAGAAGAAAACAGAGGAAGCTTATTCAGATGAATCAGCTCGAGACGACGAGATTGAGCGTCTTCAGAGAGACCTTGATGAAGATATGGAGCTAGAACGCAAGATAAATGACGAGCTTAG AGTCGTTGCTGATGAACTCAAAGACCTGAAGGCCCAATGGGCTTCCACTGATGAAAAGAGGCAGTCTTTAAAGAGAAAAGAGCGTGACGACTTGAGAGCTGA GAAGAAGCTTTCTATGTATGCGTGTGTCACAAAGGTTATACCAGAAGCAGACGTTAATGATCCATTCAAGATCTCAGCct ATATGGTAGATCGCGAGAAAAGAGTTGAGAAGTTCCAATTAGAGACAAATGAGATGTCGGCCTATGAGTCATGTAACAGTATCTGGAGCATCATAATAAACAAGCAATAG
- the LOC103859323 gene encoding dnaJ homolog subfamily B member 1 yields MGVDYYKVLQVDRSAKDDDLKKAYRKLAMKWHPDKNPNTKKEAEAKFKQISEAYDVLSDPQKRAIYDQYGEEGLNSQAPPPGSGGFPGGSDGGASFRFNGRSADDIFSEFFGFARPFGDTRGAGPSGGGFRFAEDVFSSYRSATGEASNAPPRKAAPIERQLPCSLEDLYKGITKKMKISRDVLDSSWRPTTVEEILTIEIKPGWKKGTKITFPEKGNEQRGIIPSDLVFIVDEKPHAVFKRDGNDLVITQKIPLVEALTGYTAQVTTLDGRTLTVPVNNVISPTYEEVVKGEGMPIPKDPSRKGNLRIKFNVKFPSRLTTEQKTGIKRMFSSA; encoded by the exons aTGGGGGTCGATTATTACAAGGTTCTTCAAGTGGATCGGAGCGCGAAAGATGACGATTTGAAGAAAGCTTATCGCAAACTCGCCATGAAATGGCATCCCGACAAGAACCCTAACACCAAAAAAGAAGCCGAAGCCAAATTCAAACAGATCTCCGAAGCTTACGAT GTACTGAGCGATCCTCAGAAGAGAGCAATCTACGATCAATACGGAGAAGAAGGTCTAAACAGCCAAGCTCCGCCTCCTGGCTCCGGCGGTTTTCCCGGTGGTTCAGACGGGGGAGCTTCGTTCCGGTTCAACGGTAGAAGCGCTGACGACATCTTCTCGGAGTTCTTTGGCTTCGCGAGGCCCTTTGGCGACACACGTGGTGCGGGACCCTCTGGTGGTGGGTTCAGGTTCGCTGAGGATGTTTTCTCTTCTTATAGGTCTGCTACAGGAGAAGCTTCTAATGCTCCGCCGAGGAAAGCTGCTCCTATAGAGAGACAGCTTCCTTGTAGTTTGGAGGATTTGTACAAAGGTATCACTAAGAAGATGAAGATCTCGAGGGATGTCCTTGATTCCAGCTG GAGACCCACAACAGTCGAAGAGATCTTAACGATAGAGATCAAACCAGGATGGAAGAAAGGAACTAAAATAACCTTCCCTGAGAAAGGAAACGAGCAGCGAGGAATCATACCCTCAGATCTTGTGTTCATAGTCGATGAAAAGCCGCACGCTGTGTTCAAGAGAGACGGGAACGACCTTGTGATCACGCAAAAGATCCCTCTCGTGGAAGCACTCACGGGGTACACTGCTCAGGTCACTACTTTGGATGGGAGAACGCTAACGGTTCCTGTCAACAACGTGATCAGTCCTACCTATGAAGAGGTTGTGAAAGGCGAAGGCATGCCGATTCCTAAAGACCCGTCGAGAAAAGGGAACTTGAGAATCAAGTTTAACGTTAAGTTCCCGTCGAGGCTAACGACTGAGCAGAAAACTGGAATCAAACGCATGTTTTCGTCTGCTTAG
- the LOC103859325 gene encoding uncharacterized protein At5g01610, whose protein sequence is MDQILNKVGSYWLGQKANKQLDSVGDDINSLSNSIQGGTKWLVNKIKGKMQKPLPELLQEFGLPVGIFPRDATNYEFNEHTKKLTVFIPSICEVGYKDSSVLRFTTTVTGFLEKGKLADVEGMKTKVMIWVKVTSISVDSSKIHFNAGVKKSRRRDAYEVLRDGVEIDKF, encoded by the exons atgGATCAGATCTTGAACAAGGTGGGATCATACTGGCTAGGTCAGAAGGCGAACAAGCAGCTCGATTCCGTCGGCGACGATATCAAC TCTCTGTCTAACAGCATCCAAGGAGGAACAAAATGGTTGGTGAACAAAATCAAAG GGAAAATGCAGAAGCCATTACCCGAGTTACTCCAGGAGTTTGGTTTGCCTGTTGGGATCTTTCCACGGGATGCAACCAACTACGAGTTCAATGAACATACAAAGAAACTAACCGTCTTCATCCCATCGATCTGCGAAGTCGGCTACAAAGATTCATCAGTTCTGAGGTTCACCACAACGGTTACAGGGTTTCTCGAGAAAGGAAAGCTCGCTGATGTTGAAGGGATGAAAACAAAGGTAATGATATGGGTGAAAGTCACAAGTATCTCGGTAGACTCGTCAAAGATCCATTTCAACGCAGGGGTGAAGAAAAGCAGAAGACGTGATGCTTATGAGGTTTTGAGAGATGGCGTTGAGATTGATAAGTTCTAG
- the LOC103859320 gene encoding LIMR family protein At3g08930 isoform X2, whose translation MGDFNLALVIVAIVVCVIVFISSVYLLVNYQHPDDANQAYFPKFVVVFGLSIAMISILMLPADVANRHACRHAIYNGACNLTLPMKDLWLAVYIVDAILVFFVIPFAMFFYEGDQEKTMGKRIKSALLWVVSTAVVCALVLGILYGVIGKVDFSVRHLASGTTSFPTSWQFSNNQPCIGNTARQCSAFTASVASEKTWTMRTTFPEYVVALATIVGSVLFTIFGGVGIACLPLGLITAFIRRPKAVITRSQYIKEATELGKKARELKKAADGLRQEEKGGAKGRAWRKNVKAVEKELLQLEEDVNLLEEAYPQGEKAETAWAFTVLGYLAKFILGIIGLIVSIAWVAHIIIYLLVDPPLSPFLNEVFIKLDDVWGLLGTAAFAFFCFYLLLAVIAGAMMLGLKLVFITIHPMKWGATLMNSFLFNVGLILLCSISVIQFCATAFGYYAQATAAQEIFGHTLQSLRGIKYLYKYNVFQIGFVILAGLTFLYYIAFGWRRKKPSARFQLSS comes from the exons ATGGGCGATTTCAACCTCGCTCTCGTGATCGTAGCGATCGTCGTCTGCGTCATCGTCTTCATCTCTAGCGTCTACCTCCTCGTCAACTACCAGCATCCAGACGATGCGAACCAGGCGTATTTCCCCAAGTTCGTCGTCGTCTTCGGCCTCTCCATTGCCATGATCTCGATCCTCATGCTGCCGGCTGACGTGGCGAATCGGCACGCTTGTAGGCACGCGATTTACAACGGAGCGTGTAATCTGACGTTGCCTATGAAGGATCTTTGGCTTGCGGTTTACATTGTTGACGCTATCCTCGTGTTCTTTGTTATCCCTTTCGCTATGTTTTTCTATGAAGGGGACCAGGAGAA gaCTATGGGGAAAAGGATTAAAAGTGCCTTGCTTTGGGTGGTAAGCACGGCTGTTGTTTGTGCTCTGGTGCTCGGAATCTTATACG GTGTTATTGGAAAGGTGGATTTCTCTGTCAGGCACTTGGCTTCTGGCACGACCTCTTTCCCTACTTCCTGGCAATTTTCAAATAATCAACCATGTATTGGTAACACCGCCCGCCAG TGCTCAGCATTTACAGCTAGCGTCGCATCTGAGAAAACGTGGACCATGCGTACTACTTTCCCAGAATACGTTGTTGCTCTTGCTACCATTGTTGGTTCAGTTCTTTTCACG ATATTTGGTGGCGTTGGTATTGCCTGCCTACCATTAGGACTTATCACTGCATTCATCCGGCGACCAAAGGCTGTTATCACTCGATCACAATATATAAAG GAAGCAACTGAGCTAGGGAAAAAGGCTAGAGAACTAAAGAAAGCAGCCGATGGACTTCGTCAGGAAGAAAAAGGTGGTGCTAAGGGCAGGGCATGGAGGAAAAATGTTAAAGCAGTTGAAAAG GAGTTGCTCCAATTGGAGGAAGATGTGAACCTCTTAGAAGAAGCGTATCCTCAAGGAGAGAAG GCAGAAACTGCCTGGGCTTTCACTGTACTAGGATACTTGGCCAAGTTTATTCTTGGAATCATAGG ATTGATCGTTTCTATTGCATGGGTGGCACACATCATCATATATCTACTTGTCGACCCTCCTCTTTCCCCTTTTCTTAACGAGGTTTTTATTAAGCTTGATGACGTTTGGG GTCTTCTTGGCACTGCTGCCTTTGCTTTCTTCTGTTTCTACCTTCTACTCGCTGTTATCGCTGGGGCAATGATGCTGGGTTTGAAGCTTGTCTTCATCACCATTCATCCCATGAA ATGGGGAGCTACTTTAATGAACTCTTTCCTCTTCAATGTTGGCCTCATTCTTCTTTGTTCAATCAG TGTGATTCAATTCTGCGCCACTGCATTTGGATACTACGCTCAAGCCACTGCTGCCCAGGAGATCTTTGGCCACACGTTGCAGTCACTCCGAGGAATCAAGTACCTCTACAA GTACAACGTGTTCCAAATCGGGTTTGTTATCCTGGCTGGATTGACCTTCCTGTACTACATTGCTTTC GGATGGAGAAGAAAGAAACCTAGCGCCCGTTTCCAGCTCTCTTCTTAA
- the LOC103859319 gene encoding importin-11, with translation MALTASDLPAMYSLLANSMSGDESVRRPAEAALSQSESRPGFCSCLMEVIASKDLVSHVDVRLMASVYFKNSINRHWKSRRNASSGISNEEKIHLRQKLLSHLREENYKIAEMLAVLISKIARFDYPREWPDLFSVLAQQLHSADVLASHRIFMILFRTLKELSTKRLTADQRTFAEISSQLFDFSWHLWQTDVQTILRGFSTMAQSYSSNSAEQHHDELFLTCQRWFLCLKIVRQLTISGFQSDAKSIQEIKPVKEVSPLLLNAVQSFLPYYSSFQNRDTKFWEFVKKACVKLMKVLAAIQSRHPYSFGDKCVLPVVVDFCLNKITDPKQASLPFEEFFIQCMVMVKSVLECKEYKPSLTGRVMEENGVTFEQRKKNASNAVSGIVSSLLPNERIVLLCNILVRRYFVLTASDLEEWYQNPESFHHEQDMIQWSEKLRPCAEALYMVLFENYNQLLGPIVVSILQEAMNNCPPSVTEITPALLLKDAAYAATAYVYYELSNYLNFRDWFNGALSLELSNDHPNRRIIHRKVAMILGHWVSEIKDDTKRAVYCSLITLLQDNDLAVKLAASRSLCLHVEDANFSEQYFIDLLPICWESCFKMVEEVQEFDSKVQILNLISVLLGHVSEVIPYAQKLVQFFQKVWEESYGESLLQIQLLVALRSFVIALAYQSPICYSILLPILQKGIDINSPDALNLLEDSMALWETTLSYAPMMVPQLLACFPYMVDIIEKSFDHLQVAVSIMESYIILDGGEFLNMHASSVAKILDLIIGNVNDKGLLSILPVIDILVQCFPAEVPPLINSCLQKLVIICLSGGDDRDPSKTAVKTSSAAILARILVVNTTYLAQLTSDSSLSVLLQQAGVTIEDSVLFCLTDIWLDKVDNASPMQKKTFGLALSIILTLRMPQVLDKLDQILSTCTSVILGGDRDLTEDESSGDMSSSRSQGEGTPPSKELRKSQIKVSDPIYQMSLEKSVRENLQTCSTLHGDAFNSAISRIHPSELAQVKQALKLP, from the exons ATGGCGTTGACAGCTTCCGATTTACCGGCGATGTACTCGTTGCTAGCGAATTCCATGAGCGGCGACGAGTCCGTTCGTCGGCCGGCGGAGGCGGCTCTTTCTCAGTCGGAGAGTAGGCCTGGTTTCTGCTCCTGCCTCATG GAAGTGATTGCGTCTAAGGATTTGGTGTCTCATGTGGACGTTAGGTTGATGGCGTCTGTTTACTTCAAGAACAGTATCAACCGTCATTGGAAGAGCAGACGAAATGCTTCATC GGGTATAAGCAATGAGGAGAAGATTCATTTGAGGCAGAAGCTGTTGTCTCACTTGAGAGAAGAGAACTACAAG ATAGCGGAGATGTTGGCTGTTCTCATATCGAAGATAGCCCGCTTTGATTATCCTAGGGAATG GCCCGACCTGTTTTCGGTACTAGCGCAACAGCTTCACTCAGCTGACGTTCTTGCTTCTCACAGAATCTTTATGATTCTTTTTCGAACTCTAAAAGAGTTGTCCACTAAACGTCTCACGGCAGATCAGAGAACTTTCGCTGAG ATCTCGTCGCAACTCTTCGACTTTAGTTGGCACCTTTGGCAAACTGATGTCCAAACAATTCTACGTGGCTTTTCAACAATGGCTCAGAGCTATAGTTCAAATAGTGCCGAGCAGCATCACGATGAGCTTTTTCTGACTTGCCAGAGGTGGTTTCTATGTTTGAAAATAGTCCGCCAACTCACAATTTCTGGATTTCAAAGCGATGCCAAAAGCATACAG GAGATTAAACCAGTGAAAGAAGTATCTCCTCTGCTCTTGAATGCGGTTCAGTCGTTTCTTCCATATT ATTCATCTTTTCAGAATCGAGATACTAAATTCTGGGAGTTTGTAAAGAAGGCATGTGTCAAGCTGATGAAAGTGTTAGCCGCAATCCAAAGCAGACATCCTTATTCCTTTGGAGATAAATGTGTTCTTCCAGTCGTAGTGGATTTCTGCTTAAACAAGATAACAGATCCTAAACAGGCATCGTTGCCGTTTGAAGAGTTTTTTATTCAGTGTATGGTGATGGTGAAATCTGTACTTGAGTGTAAAGAGTATAAGCCTAGTCTAACTGGTCGAGTGATGGAAGAAAATGGAGTTACATTtgagcagaggaagaagaatgcTTCAAACGCAGTTAGTGGCATTGTGTCTTCACTTTTACCCAACGAAAGGATTGTTCTTTTGTGCAACATACTAGTGAGAAG GTATTTTGTTCTAACAGCAAGTGACCTAGAGGAGTGGTACCAAAACCCTGAGTCCTTTCATCACGAGCAGGACATGATTCAGTGGTCTGAGAAATTGAGGCCTTGTGCAGAAGCTCTATATATGGTTTTGTTTGAGAACTACAACCAA CTCCTAGGACCTATTGTTGTGTCCATCCTTCAAGAAGCAATGAATAATTGCCCCCCTTCTGTCACTGAAATAACACCAGCGCTACTTCTTAAAGATGCAGCATATGCTGCTACTGCATATGTCTACTATGAGCTCTCGAATTATCTTAATTTCAGAGATTG GTTTAATGGTGCACTATCCCTTGAGCTGTCAAATGACCATCCAAATAGGCGTATCATCCACCGAAAAGTAGCAATGATATTGGGACATTGGGTTTCAGAG ATTAAAGATGACACAAAAAGAGCAGTCTATTGTTCTTTGATAACATTGTTACAGGACAATGACCTCGCTGTAAAG CTGGCAGCTAGTAGATCATTGTGCTTACATGTTGAGGATGCGAATTTCTCGGAGCAATATTTTATTGATCTTCTTCCAATCTGTTGGGAGTCATGTTTCAAAATGGTTGAGGAAGTTCAAGAGTTTGATTCGAAG GTTCAAATTTTGAACTTGATTTCTGTTCTTCTTGGGCATGTTAGTGAAGTCATTCCGTACGCACAAAAGTTGGTGCAATTCTTCCAGAAG GTGTGGGAGGAATCTTATGGTGAAAGCCTTCTACAGATTCAGCTTCTTGTTGCACTACGGAGTTTTGTAATTGCGCTTGCTTATCAGTCTCCCATTTGCTATAGCATACTGCTTCCAATTCTCCAAAAGGGAATTGACATTAATAGCCCTGATGCACTCAACCTTCTGGAAGATAGCATGGCA TTATGGGAAACCACACTTTCCTATGCTCCTATGATGGTGCCCCAGCTACTAGCATGCTTTCCCTATATGGTGGACATCATTGAAAAAAGTTTCGATCACTTACAG GTTGCTGTCAGTATCATGGAATCATACATCATTTTGGATGGAGGGGAATTTcttaatatgcatgcttcaagTGTAGCAAAGATTCTTGATCTTATTATTGGAAATGTAAATGATAAGGGGTTACTCTCGATTCTTCCGGTGATTGACATCTTAGTTCAG TGTTTTCCTGCGGAAGTGCCCCCTCTCATCAACAGCTGTTTACAG AAACTGGTTATTATTTGCTTGAGTGGTGGGGATGACCGAGATCCATCCAAGACGGCAGTTAAAACGTCTTCAGCTGCTATCCTGGCGAGGATTCTGGTGGTGAACACCACTTACTTGGCCCAGTTAACATCTGATTCATCTCTCTCAGTGTTACTCCAACAAGCAGGGGTCACAATCGAAGACAGCGTACTCTTTTGCCTCACCGACATTTGGCTCGACAAG GTGGATAATGCGTCTCCCATGCAAAAAAAGACATTTGGATTGGCTCTTTCCATAATACTTACACTTAGAATGCCTCAAGTTCTTGACAAGCTTGATCAAATACTAAG TACATGCACCAGTGTAATCCTTGGTGGAGACAGAGATCTAACAGAAGACGAATCAAG CGGTGACATGAGTTCAAGCAGGTCTCAAGGAGAAGGAACCCCACCTAGCAAAGAGTTACGTAAAAGTCAG ATCAAAGTTTCCGATCCAATCTACCAGATGTCATTGGAGAAGTCAGTGCGTGAGAATCTTCAGACATGTTCCACATTGCATGGAGATGCCTTCAATTCTGCAATTAGTAGGATTCACCCATCAGagcttgcacaagtgaaacaagCTTTAAAACTGCCgtga
- the LOC103859318 gene encoding protein SCO1 homolog 1, mitochondrial: protein MASALCRTASRLRSVHRLRASSYLQSPPCISDALRHGDSSLPLSVRQLFSLSCGIERLKMNQRCLLSTFASDTTSKLPKSNDPETKSGGSDQKNERASGKDVRGAPVSWMSFFLLFATGAGLVYYYDREKKRHIQDINTSSIAVKEGPSAGKAAIGGPFSLVRDDGKRITEKDLMGQWTVLYFGFTHCPDICPDELIKLSASIDKIKEKSGVDVVPVFISVDPERDTVEQVHEYVKEFHPKLVGLTGSPEEIKSVARSYRVYYMKTEEEDSDYLVDHSIVMYLMSPEMSFVKFYGKNHDVDSLTDGVVKEIRQYRK from the exons ATGGCGTCTGCTCTATGTAGAACAGCAAGCCGTCTTCGTTCCGTTCACCGACTTCGCGCCTCAAGCTATCTACAATCTCCTCCCTGCATCTCCGACGCGCTTCGTCATGGAGATTCCTCTCTTCCTCTATCGGTTCGACAATTATTTTCACTTAGCTGTGGAATCGAACGGTTGAAAATGAATCAGAGATGTTTGCTGAGCACTTTCGCTTCCGATACAACCTCTAAGCTTCCTAAATCCAACGACCCGGAAACAAAATCCGGAGGATCCGATCAGAAAAACGAACGAGCTTCCGGAAAAGACGTTCGCGGAGCG CCGGTTTCGTGGATGAGCTTCTTCCTGCTGTTTGCTACTGGTGCTGGACTGGTCTACTATTATGATAGGGAGAAGAAACGTCATATCCAAG ATATAAATACAAGTTCTATAGCCGTGAAGGAGGGACCATCTGCTGGAAAAGCAGCCATTGGAGGACCATTCAGTCTTGTAAGAGACGATGGGAAGCGTATTACGGAGAAAGACCTGATGGGACAATGGACCGTCTTGTACTTTGGGTTTACTCATTGTCCTGATATCTGTCCTGACGAGCTTATTAAGTTATCTGCTTCCATTGACAAAATCA AGGAAAAGTCTGGAGTAGATGTGGTTCCAGTGTTTATCTCTGTGGATCCTGAAAGAGACACAGTTGAACAAGTACATGAATATGTCAAAG AATTTCATCCGAAACTGGTTGGGTTAACTGGGAGCCCTGAAGAAATCAAATCGGTGGCCCGTTCTTACAGGGTGTACTACATGAAGACAGAAGAGGAAGATTCAGACTATCTCGTTGATCACTCTATCGTCAT GTACTTGATGAGTCCGGAGATGAGTTTTGTGAAATTTTACGGAAAGAATCATGATGTTGACTCGTTGACCGACGGCGTTGTAAAAGAGATTCGACAGTACCGCAAGTGA